One genomic segment of Rivularia sp. PCC 7116 includes these proteins:
- a CDS encoding 2Fe-2S iron-sulfur cluster-binding protein, with the protein MTTTKPNPLSTNAQSKSVDTVPVKLKINGTEHTLNIEPRVTLLDALRERLNLTGSKKGCNHGQCGACTVLINGERINSCLALAIMHEGDEITTIEGLADGDELHAMQTAFVNNDGFQCGYCTSGQICSAVALLSEIEAGQASTVTDLEEIANPTASIELTDTEIRERMSGNLCRCGAYPHIVAAVREAYQVKG; encoded by the coding sequence ATGACTACAACAAAGCCAAATCCGCTATCAACTAATGCACAAAGCAAAAGTGTTGATACCGTTCCGGTGAAATTAAAGATTAATGGTACAGAACATACTTTAAACATTGAACCCCGCGTTACTCTTCTTGATGCGCTGCGAGAACGTTTAAATTTAACTGGTAGTAAAAAAGGCTGCAATCACGGACAGTGTGGTGCTTGCACAGTATTAATTAATGGAGAAAGAATAAATTCTTGTCTGGCTTTAGCAATTATGCATGAAGGGGATGAGATTACAACTATCGAAGGGCTTGCTGATGGTGATGAACTTCATGCAATGCAGACTGCATTTGTAAATAACGATGGTTTTCAATGCGGTTACTGTACCTCGGGACAAATTTGTTCTGCGGTGGCATTACTTTCAGAAATAGAAGCAGGGCAAGCAAGTACGGTAACTGATTTAGAAGAAATAGCCAACCCAACCGCATCAATTGAATTAACCGACACCGAAATTCGCGAACGCATGAGCGGAAACCTGTGTCGTTGCGGCGCTTATCCCCATATTGTGGCTGCTGTTAGAGAAGCTTATCAGGTCAAAGGTTAG
- a CDS encoding xanthine dehydrogenase family protein molybdopterin-binding subunit, producing MVNTIGKPLNRVDGSLKVTGGAHYSAEFPQENLAYAVGIPSTIARGKIQSIDTSAAESLPGVIGIITHENAPKFEPLKSFMKGGTAAEEYSPLQDNAVYYSGEHIGIVIADSLEQATYAASLVQVTYDEETPIVEMQKHRNEEFEPQTVFGKEPTFIRGNPQDAFEKADIKVDEVYTTPTENHNPIEPSATIAVWENDKLTVYTSTQNNYGTKKALATSLQIPEENVRVICQFIGGAFGCKGAFWSHMLLPAIASRHVNRPVKLVLTRQDMFNVVGHRAETEQNVKLGAAKDGKLTAIVHDGVSHTSMYDDFVEPFTIASHMLYACENLQASQRLIRLNRVTPTFMRAPGEASGTFGIESAMDELAYALKIDPVELRLRNHADTDPAKNIPWSSKSLKECYQVGAEKFGWSKRNPEIGSMRDGRYLIGMGMATATYPVMVFPASAKAKMLSDGSVVVQSSTHEMGGGTATVMAQLIAETLGLPFDKVCFEYGDTRLPQAPVSGGSATVGSVGSAVHGVAKALQAKVLELAGKDKNESLTIEDYSQILKQNNLEQIEADYSFQPEQEQNYSKHSFGAQFVEVRIDPDFGEVRINRCTGAFACGKILNHKTARSQFMGGIIMGIGMALMEESVVDPNFGRVMNANLGEYHVPVNADIPDIDIEMVEEVDNHVNPIGTKGIGEIGITGAAAAVANAVYHATGKRIRSLPITPDKVM from the coding sequence ATGGTTAACACAATCGGAAAACCTTTAAATCGCGTTGATGGTAGTCTTAAAGTTACAGGTGGGGCACATTATTCGGCTGAATTTCCTCAAGAAAATCTAGCTTATGCTGTTGGTATTCCCAGCACTATTGCAAGAGGAAAAATTCAAAGTATCGATACCAGCGCTGCGGAAAGTTTACCTGGCGTTATCGGCATCATTACTCATGAAAATGCACCAAAATTTGAACCCTTAAAATCCTTTATGAAAGGTGGTACGGCAGCAGAAGAATATTCACCTTTACAAGATAATGCTGTTTATTACAGCGGCGAACATATTGGAATAGTAATAGCAGATTCTTTAGAACAAGCAACTTATGCTGCTTCCTTGGTGCAAGTTACCTATGATGAAGAAACTCCAATAGTGGAGATGCAAAAGCACCGGAATGAAGAATTTGAGCCGCAGACAGTTTTTGGTAAAGAACCAACTTTTATCCGGGGTAATCCTCAAGATGCTTTTGAAAAAGCGGATATCAAAGTAGACGAAGTTTACACAACACCCACCGAAAACCATAATCCCATAGAACCTTCGGCAACAATTGCTGTATGGGAAAACGATAAATTAACGGTTTACACCTCTACGCAAAATAATTACGGTACAAAAAAAGCTTTAGCAACTAGTTTACAAATCCCCGAAGAAAACGTGCGGGTAATTTGTCAGTTTATCGGTGGTGCATTCGGCTGTAAAGGTGCTTTTTGGTCGCATATGTTATTACCAGCGATCGCCTCTCGTCATGTCAATCGTCCGGTAAAGTTAGTGTTGACTCGCCAAGATATGTTTAACGTAGTCGGACATCGCGCCGAAACCGAACAAAACGTTAAGTTAGGGGCAGCTAAGGATGGTAAGTTAACGGCAATTGTCCACGATGGTGTTTCTCATACTTCGATGTACGATGATTTTGTCGAACCGTTCACCATTGCTAGTCATATGCTGTATGCTTGTGAAAATTTACAGGCTTCCCAGCGTTTGATACGTTTGAATCGAGTTACACCAACCTTTATGCGTGCCCCTGGGGAAGCTTCGGGAACTTTCGGCATTGAATCGGCAATGGATGAACTTGCTTATGCTTTGAAAATTGACCCCGTAGAATTAAGATTACGCAATCATGCAGATACCGATCCTGCTAAGAATATACCTTGGTCTAGTAAGTCACTGAAAGAATGTTACCAAGTCGGTGCTGAAAAATTTGGCTGGTCGAAACGCAATCCCGAAATTGGTTCGATGCGCGACGGGCGTTATTTAATCGGTATGGGCATGGCAACTGCGACTTACCCTGTAATGGTTTTCCCCGCTAGTGCTAAAGCTAAAATGCTCTCAGACGGTAGCGTTGTGGTACAAAGCAGCACACACGAAATGGGTGGTGGTACTGCTACCGTGATGGCACAACTGATTGCCGAAACCTTAGGTTTACCCTTTGACAAAGTATGCTTTGAATATGGTGACACCAGATTACCACAAGCACCCGTCAGTGGTGGTTCTGCCACCGTGGGCAGTGTCGGTTCTGCGGTACATGGTGTTGCAAAAGCTTTACAGGCAAAAGTTTTAGAACTTGCCGGTAAAGACAAAAACGAGTCTTTGACAATTGAAGACTACTCACAAATACTCAAGCAAAATAATCTCGAACAAATCGAAGCCGACTACAGTTTTCAGCCAGAGCAAGAACAAAATTATTCCAAACATTCTTTCGGCGCTCAATTTGTAGAAGTAAGAATAGATCCAGATTTTGGTGAAGTGCGTATCAACCGTTGTACGGGAGCCTTCGCTTGCGGCAAGATACTTAATCATAAAACAGCGCGATCGCAATTTATGGGCGGTATCATCATGGGTATCGGTATGGCATTGATGGAAGAAAGCGTAGTCGATCCAAATTTCGGTCGGGTAATGAATGCAAACTTAGGTGAATACCACGTTCCCGTAAATGCCGATATTCCCGATATTGACATAGAAATGGTCGAAGAAGTTGATAATCATGTCAATCCTATTGGTACAAAAGGTATCGGTGAAATTGGAATTACGGGGGCTGCTGCTGCGGTAGCAAATGCTGTTTATCATGCTACAGGTAAGCGGATTCGCAGTTTACCAATTACCCCAGATAAGGTGATGTAA
- a CDS encoding NTP transferase domain-containing protein, whose amino-acid sequence MKNVGLIILAAGKASRMGKPKQLLTYQGNNLISHAVKIGLNSICKPVLVVLGAYAEKIKPEIDKFPVQILENPVWETGMASSISAGIKAIKQSNHNLDAVIIGLTDQPLISEAVFNQLIQKYQETENKIIASAYDDVVGVPALFHQNLFVELMQLEGDKGAKALMRKYQDEVLAIEIPEAAIDIDTPDDYEKLLIGS is encoded by the coding sequence ATGAAAAATGTTGGTTTAATAATATTAGCTGCGGGAAAAGCCAGCCGCATGGGAAAACCAAAACAACTGCTAACTTACCAAGGAAATAATTTGATATCTCATGCTGTAAAAATTGGTTTAAATTCTATTTGCAAACCAGTTTTAGTAGTTTTAGGAGCTTATGCAGAAAAGATTAAACCAGAAATAGATAAATTCCCCGTACAAATATTAGAAAATCCGGTTTGGGAAACGGGAATGGCTTCTTCAATTAGTGCCGGTATTAAAGCTATAAAACAAAGCAATCATAACTTAGATGCAGTAATTATTGGACTTACAGACCAACCTTTAATTTCTGAAGCTGTATTTAATCAATTAATTCAGAAATATCAAGAAACGGAGAATAAAATTATTGCTTCTGCTTACGATGATGTTGTTGGTGTTCCGGCTTTATTTCATCAAAATCTCTTTGTAGAATTAATGCAGCTTGAAGGTGATAAAGGTGCTAAAGCTTTGATGCGGAAATATCAAGATGAAGTGTTAGCTATTGAGATACCGGAAGCAGCGATTGATATTGATACGCCGGATGATTATGAGAAGTTATTAATAGGTTCGTAG
- a CDS encoding XdhC family protein, which translates to MKELKNIISAIDDLEKIGETAIATLVKVSGSTYRSPGARMLINNNGNTIGAISGGCLESDVFEKSQAVIESKNPRVIKYDTTSEEDMIWGLGLGCQGIAYVLIEPLRENQLQEIAFIKKCLLSRSYGAIARVITVGGETETQVGQRLLLGEDTIINNLTDDNLLTEVLSDTKAALQNNSSILKEYSLKAGRIEVFIEVIQPPLSLIVFGAGYDVLPLVNFGKQLGWDVTVVDNRQREASKKRFEQADKIQLCGPEEILDNIEITERTVAVVMSHNYLDDLEMLKLLVPSDLNYLGILGPKKRTNRILKELQAEGIMQNANIHSPVGLDIGADNAEEIALSIVSEIKSVISQRNAGFLRNRNAPIHANKE; encoded by the coding sequence ATGAAAGAATTAAAAAATATAATTTCAGCAATTGATGATTTAGAAAAAATTGGTGAAACAGCAATAGCAACTCTAGTAAAAGTCAGCGGTTCAACTTATAGAAGCCCTGGCGCAAGAATGTTAATTAATAATAATGGTAATACTATTGGTGCAATTAGCGGTGGTTGTTTGGAAAGCGATGTTTTTGAAAAATCTCAAGCTGTAATTGAATCAAAAAATCCCCGCGTAATTAAGTACGATACGACCTCAGAAGAAGATATGATTTGGGGTTTGGGGCTTGGCTGTCAAGGAATTGCCTATGTTTTAATTGAACCTTTACGAGAAAATCAATTACAGGAAATCGCTTTTATTAAGAAATGTTTGTTAAGTAGAAGCTATGGGGCGATCGCCAGGGTAATAACAGTAGGAGGTGAAACTGAAACCCAAGTAGGGCAGCGTTTGTTATTGGGTGAAGATACTATTATTAATAATTTGACAGATGACAATTTATTAACGGAAGTTTTAAGCGATACAAAAGCAGCATTGCAAAATAATAGTTCTATTTTAAAAGAATATAGTTTAAAAGCTGGTAGGATAGAAGTTTTTATCGAAGTTATTCAACCACCCTTATCTTTAATCGTATTTGGTGCTGGTTACGATGTTCTACCATTAGTAAACTTTGGCAAGCAGCTTGGTTGGGATGTAACAGTAGTAGATAATCGTCAGCGGGAAGCTAGTAAAAAGCGATTTGAACAAGCCGATAAAATACAGCTTTGTGGCCCCGAAGAGATTTTAGATAATATCGAAATTACCGAGCGTACCGTCGCCGTAGTTATGAGTCATAATTATTTAGATGATTTAGAAATGCTCAAACTACTTGTACCTTCCGATTTAAATTATTTAGGAATACTTGGGCCTAAAAAAAGAACAAATCGGATATTAAAAGAATTACAAGCAGAAGGAATTATGCAAAATGCTAATATTCACAGTCCCGTTGGATTAGATATTGGTGCAGATAACGCTGAAGAAATAGCGCTTTCGATAGTTTCCGAAATTAAATCAGTAATATCTCAACGTAATGCTGGTTTTTTGAGAAATAGAAATGCTCCAATTCATGCGAATAAAGAATAA
- a CDS encoding xanthine dehydrogenase family protein subunit M, whose translation MKPFNYQKANSSNAAVQELSSNNQAKFIGGGTNLLDLMKSGVEVPDSLIDITKLPLADITELPNGGVRIGALARNTATANHPLIRERYSLLSQAFLSGATQQLRNMATVGGNLMQRTRCYYFYDTATPCNKREPGSGCPAVEGFNRIHAILGATDACIATHPSDMCVALAALDAVVRVVNASGEEREIPATEFHRLPGDTPNIDTNLQENELITAVDLPPSNSGAKSYYLKVRDRASYAFALVSVAAALEIENNSIKTARLAMGGVAHKPWRATNAEEILIGASPTEEVFRQAAETALQGAQGYQHNNFKIELAKRAIVRALTTLAE comes from the coding sequence ATGAAACCATTTAATTATCAAAAAGCTAATTCTTCCAATGCTGCGGTACAAGAATTAAGCAGTAATAACCAAGCCAAGTTTATCGGTGGTGGTACGAATTTACTCGATTTAATGAAATCCGGTGTGGAAGTACCGGATAGTTTAATTGATATTACTAAATTACCGCTGGCTGATATCACAGAATTACCCAATGGTGGGGTGCGTATTGGTGCGTTAGCTCGTAATACTGCGACTGCAAATCATCCTTTGATTCGGGAAAGATATTCTTTGTTGTCACAAGCTTTTCTTTCTGGAGCTACCCAACAATTACGCAATATGGCGACAGTTGGCGGAAATTTGATGCAAAGAACCCGCTGCTATTATTTCTACGATACCGCAACACCATGTAATAAAAGAGAACCGGGTTCTGGATGTCCAGCGGTAGAGGGTTTCAACAGAATTCACGCTATTTTAGGTGCAACCGATGCGTGTATTGCAACTCATCCCTCAGATATGTGTGTCGCATTAGCAGCTTTGGATGCTGTAGTTAGAGTAGTTAATGCATCCGGTGAAGAAAGAGAAATACCGGCGACAGAATTTCATCGCTTACCGGGAGATACGCCAAATATTGACACTAATTTACAAGAAAACGAATTAATTACTGCTGTCGATTTACCTCCATCTAATTCTGGGGCAAAGTCTTATTACTTAAAAGTTAGAGATAGAGCATCCTATGCATTTGCTTTAGTTTCCGTTGCTGCCGCACTCGAAATTGAAAATAATTCCATTAAAACAGCACGTTTGGCAATGGGTGGGGTTGCTCATAAACCTTGGAGAGCAACAAATGCTGAGGAAATTTTAATTGGTGCTTCCCCAACAGAAGAAGTATTTCGACAAGCAGCAGAAACTGCATTACAGGGAGCGCAAGGTTATCAGCATAATAATTTCAAAATCGAACTAGCGAAAAGAGCAATAGTAAGGGCACTAACGACTTTAGCAGAATAA